The following proteins are encoded in a genomic region of Magallana gigas chromosome 1, xbMagGiga1.1, whole genome shotgun sequence:
- the LOC136275559 gene encoding ankyrin repeat domain-containing protein 50-like — MSGSSETENDTNDDTTTNEKDNKSEIDIYSEPVIAEQYRLLCIGCHSGDLGVVKILLKYMNKDVLNEKIYYGRQYDSRFPLEIACSLGHLEIAKELLKAGANQQQTMYQSVLSASQNGHVNVVEELIKNGADVDDQNWVEVNLRDEIQTPLTAACEEGYADIVKELIHAGASVNLGDGKETPLTVACKWNHLIIAKELISYKADVNLRIGDKTPLTISCYEGHIQIVQTLIESGADVNLKDTHKTPLTTACYGGHLIIAELLIEAGANVNLKDTDKTPLTVACTEGQHGIVRELIKAKAKVNLRDGVRLPLTAACFMGHQNVVKELIKGGANVNQEDGDKTILTAACFTNHSNIVEYLIKSGANVNLKDKEKTPLTTACYRKRLSIVKKLLELGADFNLKDFDKTPLTTACETGHICIIKELIAAGADVNFNDGDKTPLTTACKGKHLKVVKTLIRSGANVNMKDKHSTPLIIACCSGVLNVVKELIRAGADVNLKDEDKTPLIAACAEGQFEIIQELIEAKADVNQRNAKETPLTVACFRGDVRIVGELIKAGADLNPKNTDKTPLTSACQQGNLKVVKELIKSGAYVNLTDRYETPLIIACCKGYLNIVQELTKAGADVNLNDKDKTPLTAACQHGHLDIVDELIKEGVDVNLSDGNRAPLVAACEEGNLDIVKELIQAGAALNLEDGDKTILTAACYTKQLSIVEELIRSGADVNLKDKEKTPLTIACFCGHLVS; from the exons ATGTCAGGTTCATCAGAAACTGAAAATGACACAAACGATGACACCACAACTaatgaaaaagataataaatcAGAGATTGACATTTATAGTGAACCGGTAATTGCTGAACAATATCGCCTGCTTTGCATTGGTTGCCACAGTGGTGATTTGGGAGTCGTCAAGATACTGCTGAAATACATGAATAAGGATGTTTTAAACGAAAAAATATACTATGGTAGACAGTATGACAGCAGATTTCCATTGGAAATTGCGTGTTCCTTAGGACATTTAGAAATTGCGAAAGAGTTGTTAAAAGCTGGTGCTAATCAGCAACAAACCATGTACCAGTCAGTTCTTAGTGCATCTCAAAATGGACATGTTAATGTAGTtgaagagttgattaaaaatggGGCCGACGTCGATGATCAGAACT GGGTAGAAGTCAATCTTAGAGACGAAATACAAACCCCTCTTACAGCTGCATGTGAGGAAGGATATGCTGATATAGTTAAAGAACTGATTCATGCGGGGGCTAGTGTCAATCTAGGAGATGGAAAAGAAACCCCACTTACAGTAGCGTGTAAATGGAACCATTTGATTATAGCCAAAgaactaatatcatataaagCTGATGTTAACCTCAGGATTGGTGATAAAACACCTCTAACAATATCATGTTATGAGGGTCATATACAAATTGTTCAGACTTTAATAGAATCAGGGGCTGATGTTAATCTGAAGGATACACACAAAACACCCCTAACAACTGCATGCTATGGGGGCCATTTGATTATAGCCGAACTGTTGATTGAAGCGGGTGCTAATGTCAATTTAAAAGATACCGATAAAACACCTCTTACAGTTGCATGCACAGAAGGACAGCATGGTATTGTTAGAGAATTGATAAAAGCAAAAGCTAAAGTAAATCTAAGAGATGGAGTTCGTTTACCATTGACAGCTGCATGTTTTATGGGACATCAAAATGTAGTGAAGGAGTTGATTAAAGGAGGAGCGAATGTGAATCAAGAAGATGGAGATAAGACAATACTTACCGCTGCATGTTTCACAAATCATTCGAACATTGttgaatatttgataaaatcgGGAGCTAATGTCAATTTGAAAGATAAAGAGAAAACTCCACTTACGACCGCGTGTTATCGGAAACGTTTAAGCATTGTTAAAAAACTGTTAGAATTAGGGGCAGATTTCAATCTCAAAGATTTCGACAAAACTCCTCTAACAACTGCGTGTGAAACAGGGCATATATGCATAATAAAAGAATTGATTGCAGCTGGAGCTGATGTCAATTTCAATGATGGTGATAAAACACCACTCACAACTGCATGCAAAGGAAAACACTTGAAAGTAGTCAAAACATTGATTCGCTCGGGGGCCAATGTCAATATGAAAGATAAACATAGTACACCACTTATCATTGCATGTTGTAGTGGAGTTTTGAATGTCGTTAAAGAATTAATCAGAGCGGGTGCTGATGTCAATTTAAAAGATGAAGATAAAACTCCTCTGATAGCTGCATGTGCTGAAGGACAGTTTGAAATAATTCAAGAACTGATTGAAGCGAAGGCTGATGTAAATCAAAGAAATGCCAAGGAAACGCCACTTACAGTAGCATGTTTTCGGGGAGATGTCAGAATAGTTGGAGAATTGATCAAAGCTGGTGCTGACCTTAATCCGAAAAATACCGATAAAACCCCATTAACAAGTGCTTGTCAACAAGGAAATTTAAAAGTAGTAAAAGAGTTGATAAAATCGGGTGCTTATGTCAATCTTACCGATAGATATGAGACACCGCTTATCATTGCTTGTTGTAAGGGGTATTTAAATATAGTCCAGGAGTTGACAAAAGCAGGTGCTGATGTGAATTTAAATGACAAAGATAAAACGCCTCTAACAGCTGCATGTCAGCATGGACACTTAGATATAGTTGATGAGTTAATAAAGGAAGGAGTTGACGTCAATCTTAGTGATGGGAATCGTGCACCACTGGTAGCTGCATGTGAAGAAGGAAACCTTGATATAGTTAAAGAATTGATACAAGCCGGTGCTGCTTTAAATTTAGAAGATGGAGACAAAACAATACTTACCGCTGCATGTTACACAAAACAATTAAGCATTGTGGAAGAATTGATACGATCGGGAGCTGATGTCAATTTGAAAGATAAAGAGAAAACTCCACTTACGATTGCATGTTTTTGTGGACACTTGG tttcttaa